The Mesorhizobium sp. B1-1-8 genome contains a region encoding:
- the holA gene encoding DNA polymerase III subunit delta: MAQKKGYEVDSWLAKPDPAMGIVLLYGPDRGLVAERAKTFAAKTGLPLDDPFSVVKLDGAEVDRDQGRLLDEARTVPMFSDRRLLWVRNASGQKALADDVKALTAEPARDAMILIEAGDLKKGAGLRAVVEAAGNAMALPCYADEARDLDTVIDDELRKGGMSMALDARQALRRNLGGDRLASRGEIEKLMLYAYGRKEITLDDVNAMSGDVSGTSFDDAVDAVLDGKIGDFDIAFTRHCQSGGHPFLVLSSAMRQLQQIQVMRGQMEAGGRNAATVVAAARPPVFFTRRKLVEKVLERWSTDALGRALNRLQAAVLQTRKRPDLSEALARQALLGIAVESARLGQR, translated from the coding sequence ATGGCACAGAAGAAAGGATACGAGGTCGATTCGTGGCTGGCGAAGCCCGATCCCGCCATGGGAATCGTCCTGCTTTACGGTCCCGACCGCGGCCTTGTCGCCGAGCGGGCAAAAACCTTCGCCGCGAAAACCGGCCTTCCGCTCGACGATCCGTTCTCGGTGGTCAAGCTCGACGGCGCGGAAGTCGACCGCGACCAGGGCCGCCTGCTCGACGAGGCGCGCACCGTGCCGATGTTTTCCGATCGGCGGCTGCTGTGGGTACGCAATGCCAGCGGCCAGAAGGCGCTGGCCGATGACGTCAAGGCGCTGACGGCCGAGCCCGCGCGCGATGCCATGATCCTGATCGAAGCCGGCGACCTGAAGAAGGGCGCCGGGCTGCGTGCCGTCGTCGAGGCTGCCGGCAACGCCATGGCCCTGCCCTGCTACGCCGATGAGGCGCGGGACCTCGACACCGTCATCGACGACGAATTGCGCAAAGGTGGCATGTCGATGGCGCTCGACGCCAGGCAGGCGCTGCGCCGCAATCTCGGCGGCGACCGGCTGGCCTCGCGCGGCGAGATCGAGAAGCTGATGCTTTATGCCTACGGCCGGAAGGAAATCACCCTCGACGATGTCAACGCCATGTCCGGCGACGTCTCCGGAACGTCGTTCGACGATGCGGTCGATGCCGTGCTCGACGGCAAGATCGGCGATTTCGACATCGCCTTCACCCGCCACTGCCAGTCCGGCGGCCACCCCTTCCTGGTGCTGTCCTCGGCGATGCGGCAATTGCAGCAAATCCAGGTCATGCGCGGCCAGATGGAGGCGGGCGGCCGCAATGCCGCGACGGTGGTCGCCGCCGCCCGTCCGCCGGTCTTCTTCACGCGGCGCAAGCTGGTCGAAAAAGTGCTGGAGCGCTGGAGCACGGATGCGCTCGGCCGCGCGCTCAACCGTCTGCAGGCCGCCGTGCTGCAGACGCGCAAGCGGCCGGATTTGTCCGAGGCGCTGGCAAGACAGGCGCTGCTCGGCATCGCGGTGGAGAGTGCGAGGCTGGGGCAAAGGTAA
- a CDS encoding thiamine pyrophosphate-dependent enzyme → MAEAGMLRFHVPEPEVRPGGTPDFSNVTIAKAGSVQRPEIDVDPRAIRDMAFSIIRVLNRAGEAVGPWAGLLSDEELLEGLRHMMTLRTFDARMQMAQRQGKTSFYMQHLGEEAVSCAFRKALQPGDMNFPTYRQAGLLIADGYPMVTMMNQIYSNEADPLKGRQLPIMYSSKEHGFFSISGNLATQYIQAVGWAMASAISNDSRIAVGWIGDGSTAESDFHSALVFASTYKAPVILNVVNNQWAISTFQGIARGGSGTFAARGLGFGIPALRVDGNDYLAVHAVAKWAAERARKNLGPTLVEYVTYRAGAHSSSDDPSAYRPKAESDAWPLGDPIIRLKNHLIHRKVWSEARHTQAEAEILETVIAAQREAESHGTLHAGGKPSTRDMFEGVYAEMPPHLRRQRQQAGV, encoded by the coding sequence ATGGCCGAGGCTGGAATGTTGCGCTTCCATGTGCCCGAGCCCGAGGTTCGCCCAGGCGGCACGCCCGACTTCTCGAATGTGACCATTGCCAAGGCGGGTTCGGTGCAGCGCCCGGAGATCGATGTCGACCCGCGCGCCATCCGCGACATGGCCTTTTCGATCATCCGCGTGCTCAACCGCGCCGGCGAGGCGGTCGGGCCTTGGGCCGGCCTGCTTTCCGACGAGGAACTGCTCGAAGGGCTGCGCCATATGATGACGCTCAGGACCTTCGATGCGCGCATGCAGATGGCGCAGCGCCAGGGCAAGACCTCCTTCTACATGCAGCATCTCGGCGAAGAGGCGGTGAGCTGCGCCTTCCGCAAGGCGCTGCAACCGGGCGACATGAATTTTCCGACGTATCGCCAAGCAGGTTTGCTCATCGCCGACGGCTACCCGATGGTCACGATGATGAACCAGATCTACTCGAACGAGGCCGACCCGCTGAAAGGCCGGCAATTGCCGATCATGTACTCGTCGAAGGAGCACGGCTTCTTCTCGATCTCCGGCAATCTGGCGACACAGTATATCCAGGCAGTCGGCTGGGCGATGGCTTCCGCCATCTCCAACGATTCGCGCATCGCCGTGGGCTGGATCGGCGACGGCTCGACGGCGGAGTCCGATTTCCATTCGGCGCTGGTGTTCGCCTCGACCTACAAGGCGCCGGTCATCCTCAATGTCGTCAACAACCAGTGGGCGATCTCGACGTTCCAGGGCATTGCGCGCGGCGGATCCGGCACTTTTGCCGCGCGCGGTCTCGGCTTCGGCATTCCGGCGCTGCGCGTCGACGGCAACGACTACCTCGCCGTGCACGCCGTCGCCAAATGGGCGGCGGAACGGGCGCGGAAGAATCTCGGGCCGACGCTGGTCGAATATGTCACCTACCGCGCCGGCGCGCATTCGAGCTCGGACGATCCGTCGGCCTACCGGCCGAAGGCCGAGTCCGACGCCTGGCCGCTCGGCGATCCGATCATCCGGCTGAAGAACCATCTCATCCACAGGAAAGTCTGGTCGGAGGCGCGCCATACCCAGGCGGAAGCCGAGATCCTGGAAACGGTGATCGCGGCGCAGAGGGAAGCCGAGAGCCACGGCACGCTGCATGCCGGCGGCAAGCCGTCGACGCGCGACATGTTCGAGGGCGTCTATGCCGAGATGCCGCCGCATCTGAGGCGCCAGCGCCAGCAGGCGGGGGTCTGA
- a CDS encoding alpha-ketoacid dehydrogenase subunit beta produces MPRRTMIEAIRDAMDVSMGRDSQVIVYGEDVGFFGGVFRATQGLQAKYGKSRCFDAPISESGIVGSAIGMAAYGLKPCVEVQFADYVYPAYDQIVSEAARLRYRSNGDFTCPIVVRMPTGGGIFGGQTHSQSPEALFTHVSGLKVIVPSNPHDAKGLLIAAIEDPDPVIFLEPKRLYNGPFDGHHDRPVTPWSKHELGEVADGHYTVPLGKAAVRRQGAAVTVLAYGTMIYVAEAAAEETGIDAEIIDLRTLLPLDLDAIVTSVKKTGRCVVVHEATLTSGFGAELVSLVQEHCFYHLEAPVARVAGWDTPYPHAQEWEYFPGPARVGRALIETMGA; encoded by the coding sequence ATGCCAAGAAGGACCATGATCGAGGCGATCCGCGACGCCATGGACGTGTCGATGGGGCGAGACAGCCAAGTCATCGTCTATGGCGAGGATGTCGGCTTCTTCGGCGGCGTCTTTCGCGCCACGCAAGGCCTGCAGGCCAAATACGGCAAGAGCCGCTGCTTCGACGCGCCGATCAGCGAATCCGGCATCGTCGGCTCGGCCATCGGCATGGCGGCCTATGGCCTGAAGCCCTGCGTCGAGGTGCAGTTTGCCGACTATGTCTATCCGGCTTACGACCAGATCGTCTCGGAGGCAGCGCGATTGCGTTATCGTTCGAACGGCGATTTCACCTGCCCGATCGTGGTGCGCATGCCGACCGGCGGCGGCATCTTCGGCGGTCAGACGCACAGCCAGAGCCCGGAAGCGCTGTTCACCCATGTCTCCGGCCTGAAGGTGATCGTGCCCTCCAATCCGCACGACGCCAAGGGATTGCTGATCGCGGCGATCGAGGACCCGGACCCGGTGATCTTCCTCGAGCCGAAGCGGCTCTACAACGGCCCGTTCGACGGCCATCACGACCGGCCGGTGACGCCCTGGTCGAAGCACGAGCTCGGCGAAGTCGCCGACGGGCACTACACCGTTCCGCTCGGCAAGGCGGCGGTCCGCCGGCAGGGCGCGGCGGTCACCGTGCTTGCCTACGGCACCATGATCTATGTCGCCGAGGCCGCGGCCGAGGAGACCGGCATCGATGCCGAGATCATCGATCTGAGGACGCTGCTGCCGCTCGACCTCGACGCCATCGTAACCTCGGTGAAGAAGACCGGTCGCTGCGTGGTGGTGCATGAGGCGACGCTGACCTCGGGCTTCGGCGCCGAGCTGGTATCGCTGGTGCAGGAGCACTGCTTCTACCACCTGGAGGCGCCGGTGGCCCGCGTCGCCGGCTGGGACACGCCCTATCCGCATGCGCAGGAATGGGAGTATTTCCCGGGACCGGCCCGCGTTGGCCGTGCCCTGATTGAAACCATGGGAGCCTGA